CCTGCCCCAGAAGCTGCAGGAAGCTGGCTACTCCACGCACATGGTGGGCAAGTGGCACCTTGGCTTCTACAAGAAGGAGTGCCTGCCCACCCGTCGGGGCTTTGACACCTTCCTGGGCTCCCTGACAGGCAACGTGGACTACTACACCTACGACAACTGCGACGGGCCGGGCGTCTGCGGCTATGACCTGCATGAAGGGGAGGACGTGGCTTGGGACCAGAGCGGGAAGTACTCCACCTTCCTCTATGCCCAGCGCGTCAGCAAGATCCTGGCATCCCACAGCCCCAAGGAGCCCATCTTCATCTATGTGGCCTTCCAAGCGGTCCACACACCTCTGCAGTCACCCAAGGAGTACATCTACCGCTACCGCTCCATGGGCAACGTCGCTCGCCGCAAGTATGCCGCCATGGTGACGTGCATGGACGAGGCGGTGAAGAACATCACCTGGGCCCTCAAGAAGTACGGTTATTACGACAACAGCGTGATCGTGTTCTCCACTGACAACGGTGGGCAGACCTTCTCTGGGGGAAGCAACTGGCCGCTACGGGGCCGCAAAGGGACGTACTGGGAAGGGGGAGTGCGTGGCATCGGTTTTGTCCACAGTCCCCTGATCAAGCGCAAGCGCCGGACCAGCTGGGCGCTGGTTCACATCACGGACTGGTACCCAACTCTGGTCAGCCTGGCCAGGGGCAACCTGAGCAACGTCCCAGGCTTGGATGGCTACAATGTCTGGCCTGCCATCAGCGAGGGCAAGGAGTCGCCACGAACCGAAATCCTGCACAACATCGACCCCCTGTACAACCACGCCAAATACGGCTCCTTGGAGGATGGCTTTGGCATCTGGAACACAGCCGTGCAAGCCTCCATCCGGGTCAGGGAGTGGAAGCTCCTCACTGGTGACCCAGGGTACAGCGACTGGATCCCCCCGCAGACCCTGACCAACTTCCCGGGGAGCTGGTGGAACCTGGAGCGTCTCACCGATGGCCTGAGGAAGTCCGTGTGGCTCTTCAACATCACTGCCGACCCCTATGAGCGCTACGACCTCTCGGACCAGCGCCCAGATGTGGTCAGGACCCTCCTGATGAGGTTGGTGCACTACAACCGGACAGCCATCCCAGTGCGGTACCCTGCGGAGAATCCCCGGGCTCACCCAGACTTCAACGGAGGCGCCTGGGGACCTTGGGCCAGCGAGGATGACGGGGAGGAGTGGGAAGGCATCGGGGAGCCCCTGAAAAGTAGGAACAAGAAGAAGAAGTGCAAGATCTGCAAGCTGCGCTCTTTCTTCCGCAAGCTGAACACCAGGCTCATGTCCAACCGCATCTGATGGGAGACTCCCCCAGCATCGACCCAGCCTGGCCAGGGTGGAGCTCCGGACGGCAGTGCCGTGGGGTGGGAGCGAGGGAGAGGGATGGACAGGGAAGTGGCCAGCActttcttgctttcccttgctccAGGGTTCACCCCAAAACACCTCTCTTCTCTGACTGGACTGGTGGCCTCAGGGATGTGGTCCCAGGGGGCAAGGAAGGGTGATGCGGGCTCAGCCGCACTGCTCGGCGGTGGTGTACAAgtctgctgagctgggctggccCATGCACAGGCCATTCCAAAGAGAGAGACCTTTTTTCTCAAGGACTCTGCAGGCAATCGCAAGCTTTAAGTGTTGGCTGTTGCAACGGCAGGAGGAAGCGCGGGACCCTGGGGTGGCGATGCAGAAGGGCTGGCCAGCCtccgcagctctgcctgcaggttGTCCCTCTCATTTCCCTGTATATACGTGCTCCTGActttctgcctgctgccaggcagctgcctcctttGCTCTTGCTCTGGGAACTCAAGGGCCTCCCCCAAACCCAAGACCACGGCGTTTCCCTATTATACTTCTTTGTGGAAGGATAGATTCCTGACCATGGATGTCAGACCTGAGACCACCATGGCTGGACTCAGCCTTGCTGCTACAGCGACCTCACGGGGGGCCATGGCTTCTCCTCTCCACTGCCTTGGGGGGCTAGGAGCAGCCCTGGTGAGAAACTACGGCCCACAGAGACTTGGTTGGATGCACTCAGAGGACAGATGGTTCTCCACGGCCCCCCATTTGGGAGGCAGGTTTGCCCCAAGCTCTGGTGGACTTCACGTGGGTCAGCCACCCAGCAGACCCTTTCATCCACAGTTCTGCCTGGCCGGACCCACCATGTGCATGGCTGTAGGCACCCATGTTCCTCCCCATGCATCCTACGCATCCGACCAGCCAACCACCCCCAGCTGCCCCttcccagtgctggggctgtCCCCACGTCTCTGCATCCCCACTGTTGAACCTGGGGCAGAAGGAAGATCTCAAGAAGGTCTCTGCAGAGGCTGATGTGCTGCTCTGTAGCTGCAGGACATCGAAGccgtggcgggggggggacacgatGGGGATGACTCCCGCCTGCCAGCGCCGCACCGCGTCCCCTCGCCGCAGATGGGTACCGCTCTCCCAGCAGCGCACGCGTGGGGGGGAAACACCTCCCCATCATCCGCCTGCCATGGGGAGCCAGCCCATGTGATTGCCAGGGGCCAGGCAGCTCGGGAGCCGGGGCAGCCAGCAAAGCGCCGTGCCCCCGCGCCTTCGGCGGGGTGCGAGCGTGCATACGTGCGCTCGGAGGAGAGCTGGCGAGGATGAAAGAGGGTAAATAGCTTTAAAAGCGTTTTGGATGCATGGTGCATTTCCATTTACACAATGTGTTTTACATTTCTCCCCACAGGTTTCTCTTGGTGCAGCGTGTGTAGGCGAAGGCCCTGCTgtgaattttgaaaatagttatttttgtctctggAAAATGAGGCCCGTTAGGACTTGTCAGCTCTTGGATGAGCAGTgtgggctttcttttttttttttttccttccccctctctctctcccttgcaaaataacattcatttaaaatctgtCATTGAAAGATGTGACAATTGGCAGCGTGCACACTGAATACCTTTCAGTGCGCTTTCAAGCCCTGTGTGTGAGAGAGGGACGGGGACGGGAAGAGAATGCAATGACAcgtttgtattttttttttttcttcttactcttAGCTGGATTATTTGGGGGAATTGGGattttctacagaaacaaagaaaaaaaaaaagctgacagCAAGGCAGAATAGAGGAGGCCTCTTGTAGAGATGGGAAGGAGTTTGCAAAGCCAGAGCATGGCAGTGTGTGCGCCGGTCCCAGCTGCTCCGTGCACGCCCATCACCGTACCATCCCGTCAGCCCCCCGCATCCCTACGGGCACGTCCCCTGCAGTGGCATCAAGGACAGGTTTCAGAGGGGGACTCAGCTCCTCCATCAGCCCCGTCTCCACCCCCGGCTCCCTTAGCACATCGCTCCATGGGGACCGGTCCCCATGGCATCACCTCCGCTGAGGCAAGCCCCGGGAGGATGCTGCACATCCTCGAACTACCTCAACTGGCCAGCCTGGTTCCCTGGGATGCGCACCACCGGTGTGCCCGTCGGCAGCGGGGCTGCAGCGCTGGCTGCCATTTGGCAAAGCCAACCGGTTGCTGAATATAAAGCAACGCTTTGctgaagaagaggaggctgctgcaggctgagccGGAGCTGAaggagggcagggggtgatggCTGCGGAGGGCTCAGGCACGAGTCATGGCAAAGGGGGAACCCATGccagagggagcaggacagcGGGGCTGGCCGTGGGGCGGCGACAAGGCTCGGGAAACGGCTTTCATTTCCATATTTATATAAACGCATCCAAGTTTagttcttcttttattttttttttccttcaaaaatggaaatttccatgaaaacatGTTcgatttttctcccttcagttTTACTAATATCGCCACGGAAAGGTTCATCTGGTCTTGCTTCATTTCCAGTTTCTGATCTGCTGGGCTGATGCCGGGTTCGCGCAGTCAGCCTAGCCATAGCGTTGGatctgcattcttttttttaatttaaaaaagttgcattctgaatttttacaaaaaggaaCAGTTGAAGGAAAGTCTTAGTCCCCgacaacaaagaagaaaagtagtCAGGAGCATCTCTGGGTGCTTGGTGAGTGCAGAACCTCCAGCCTGAGGACAGCAGTTGTCCTTCACCGCTGTTTCCAGTCCCACTGTATCTGAAtgctgggctgggaaggggcaggcAGTGGCTGCCACATGGGCTCCCCGTCCCACCACTGCTCATTAATGGTCTCTGTGGGGAAAAACGCAGCAATGTGCCAAAATCCCATGTTTTCACACAGTTCAAGCCCCTTGGGAGTGCCTGTGCGCTCTGGCTGCCAAGGGGTTAATGCAGCTGGTGCTCAGGCAGCGGATCTCCCTGCCCggccctgctgctgcacccAGGAGATGTGTTTGCACAGACAGGCTGAGCACTCCCCTCCTTCCCAACCACCCTTCAAAGAGCCGTGCAAGCCCAAGGCTGCTCCAGACCCCGGGCAGGAGCTGGGTGCAGGATGGGGCCCTGCggaggggatggggcagggggatgcATCTGGGGCCATCAGGGctctgggctgggaggaggcgAGAGCAGGGTGGGATGGAGGGGTAGtgtctgcctctcctctccGTCGGGATGGACTGCTGCCTCCACCCTGCCAGCTGGAGGGAgttgggatggggatgggatggggatgggatggggcaGGCAGGACTGGGGGTACCTCGGAGCCTCTCCAGCCCTACAGGTGTCTTCCACctgagagagggaagggaagaagccCAGTAGCAGGGAAGGGGATGGACATCTCAGCAAACGGCCGTGGTGGGAGGGCGGCAGGGCACCCTGGGCACCTCATGCTGGCGAGAGGGTGCTCTGGACCAGGGGCTGTATCTTATGCCAGGCAGTCGCGTCCTTTCTCCTTCCAGGGGTCCGGGGACGTGTGGTTTTGCAGAGGTTTCTCCCCACGCAGAGCCAGCGCGCGGTGGCCCCATGGAGCCGCATAGCACCTGCTGGGGGTCCCCAAGTATCCATGGCCATGTCCGCAGGAGGGTCCCTGCCCATGGACCCTGGTGTTGGGGAGAGGGTGGCCCTGGGGACACCCTGTCCCAGCCAAAAACAGTTTCATGTGGCCACAGGAGCGAGCACTGGAGCCCTCAGGGACAGGGCACATTTGCAAACACAGCCCCAAATGTAAATCATCTCTCCTTACCATGGTATTTATAATCTTTATCTAAAAATAACCCCAAATTCAGCTTCCCAGAGGACAGCAACTGAGCATCCCCCAGACCCCAGCTTGTGTGTGAAACTGTCCCAGTAATTTTGGGATCTCTGCAATATGTAATTCGCAGTCCCACTGGTTTTGCGTGCGAGGCACTGCTGCAAGCCTCCCTGAGGCCCATGCAAGCCCCATcccctgggaggaggagggacctgctgcagccccccacgGACACGCTGGTCCTCCTCAAGCCCCGTGGGGCAGCTGCCCATCCTGTGTGTTTGGGGCTCGGCATCAGACCTCAGGTGCCCGTCCTGGGGCAGTCCCATGCTGGGATGCAGAAACTAAATATCTGTAGTTAGAGCTGGAGCAGGcatggggagagcaggaggcaTTTCTGGAGAGGCAGCCCAGTGATGGAGAGGAGACGCTGGGGATGAAGGTCTCCATCAGGCGGCCAGACCCGAGCacggcagcaggagagcagcttgGCTCTCCAAAGCCCGGCAGGAGCAAATCTTGGGGTGGCTGGGAACAGAGATATCGGCTGAGGAGAGACATCCGAAGAGGATCCTGAGGCCtctgggagagggctgggactgctccccttccccaggagcTGATGGGAGAGCCCCCAGCCCAGAGGGGGAAGGTCCCACCCAGAGCTCCTGCTCCCCATGGGTTGTCCCCAGGCACTGGCGAGCGGAGCCACGCAGCAGTTCCTGCTCGGGAAAACATCATCGGCAAAGCAGAGCATGTTCAGCACCCAGGAACCTGACACCCCCTCACCctcagagagggaaaaatgccaaggaagagggaaaaaaactgaataGAGAGGACAGCAGGAAGGGAGAAACCCTTCCTGGAGAGCCATgtctctgccaggcaggagaaacctgggcagggaggcagggaccTCACTATGGGCTTTGCCATCGCTCCCTGCCCCGGGCGAGGGGTTCGGGGCGCGGGGGTCAGGGGTGCAGCGGGGGCcctggggggaaggaaaggacgGATCCCTCCTCCTGGCTACAGGAGCACAGAGAGTTACGCGTGTGGGGCTGAACACGTGTGCCAGCATGCGGGTGGGCATGGGAAGGAGGGGCAGGTCACACTGTGACACCCATGGGGACACGTACGTTAGCGCAGGCGGGAGCAAAGTGGGGGCACGCAGCTGCCCACGGGCATCCATGGGTCTCTGGCTTGGGGGGCTCTTCCTCTCGCCCTTTGGCTCCGAGGGGCTGCGAGGGGCTGGCAGCAAAAAGCTGGAGGAGGACAGCACTCCCCTGAGCATCTGGCTGCACTAGCCCCCACGGCAGCCCCCCGCCTCCCGGCACAGCCTCGGGGGTGGCGAATAAAGCCCCCTTTTGCGTGGGAGCGGGATGGGAAGGAGATGTGCATGGGCAGGGAGGTGTTTTGGGGACCATCGTATCCCCAGGGCACAGATTACGTGCGTGCGTTGCCCTCACACCAACTGAGGGTGCCCAATGTGCTCTGCCTACGTGGTGGCATTGCCAGGGTGGGTCTAGAGGCCACCAGCTCTTGGGGACCACGGCTCTGTCCCCTTGCCTATGGGTGGGAATCgggtccctgccctgccaccagGGCCACAGGGTCCCCTGTGGCTGGGCCACGcgggagcaggaggctggatgTGGGGATGCAAAGTGGGGATGAAGGTGGGTAATGGTGCAATTAATGGAAAAGCCATTAgacctttctcctcctccccctcttcttcctcactccGCCACTTGCTGTCCTCCTCCACTTccacctcctttcttctctccctctctccgctcctccttctctctctcctttcaaaGATTTCTCCCTATTTTTGTCTGGTTagagccttttcttttccttttaactctTCCATGGCAGCCTGAAAGGGAACTCAATCCATCTCAGCTGCCAAAGGCAATGCTCTTCTGGCTGGCAGCGGGAGCCTGTTCTCctggggcggcgggggctcctgctgctgcaaaatcaTCCAGAAACGGGACAAAAGCTTAGAAGAAAGCTCTGCTGGGGGGTCAGAAGGTGGGAGGGTGCATGGGGTGGTGTAGATGCAGGAGAGGGTGCTGGGTGCCCCGGGAGTGCTGCCAGGGGTGCCAGCAGCAAGGTGGGCTCAGAGGGAAATCTTTCCCCCACAGTCTTGGACCTCGTTACTCTACTTGTATTGccctttttgtgcttttttatgTTAAACGCAGTGGAGAGGTGACTTGGCAGCAAAAAGCTCAAGGAGGGGGGCAGACTTTCCTCCTACCCCCACTCTGAAATCCCCTGTTTTTCTGCTCCGGCTTGGGCACCGCAGGGAAACAGCAGCCCAGGACCCAGCCTTTTTGCCCCCGCTCTAGCTGTGCTTTAGGCCAAGTCGCTCACCCCACAACAGGGGGGACCCATGGGACCTGCTCCCCCGGCAGCCCTGGGGCCAGTGGGGAGAGCCGGCGGGCAAAGGGGGGAgtgggcagcagctccctggcgCAGCCAGCCCTCCCCTGCAGAGCGATTGGGGCCAGCCCCCCCTGGGGAGCCCAGCTGATGGCGGGCCGGTTTGGGGACCTGGGGACCTGCCATGgtttctccagcctctcctgaCACACTTCTGCTCCATCTGCTCCCACCCGCCCCAACCCGCCCCAGTGTGTCCCCCATCCCGCAGCCCCCCAGGCCCcggagggatgctgctgcaggcaccagCAGGGCctgtattttgggggggggggggaaagcagtTGCCGGGGTGACAGCATCCTCCTGCAAAATGGAAACCACGGTTTCCATGGAAACCCTTTTTGCCCCAATTATTCTACCACTGCCACGTCCTTTAATTTGCCttgaatatttgcattttagacttccccccctccctgcagcagccaggtgacccccgggcagcccccggggccgggTCCCCAGCAGGGGCCTGGTCCCCATGGGCGGGTGGCGGGTTTGGGAAGCAGTTGCCCCGGCAACAGAAACAGGGCGTTTCTGGCAGCGGTGGTCGCCATGGGGACGAGGATGCTGACGAAGGCTTGTGAAGCTGAGAAGACAAATTGCCCTCATCATTATCTGCGGGCTTGTCAATCAAACATATTCCCTTATTTACCTCGGCGAGGAGAGAGCCCCGGGAGCACACggagagggagggagcgagAGGAGAGCTGCTTGCCCCAAACTCCGCACTGGGGAGGGAGCATTTCCAGCCCCTCGGGATGGCCACCATCACCTGCAATCGCTTCACCGAGGAGTACCAGCTCTTCGAGGAACTGGGCAAGTAAGTTGGAGACGGGGCTGGGATGCTTGGAGTGGGGCTGTGCCCTGGCTGGGGAAAAGCCTCAGTGGTGCTGGGAACCACCAGAGacaggggaaaggagaaaggcacGGAGCAAACGCTCCGGGGAGTGGTGGTGGGGACTCGGGTTAGGATgggagctgccagccccagccctacCCGCTCCGTCCCTTCCTGAGTTCGGGTGGCTGCTGATGGGTGCTCGGCCAGGGGCTCGGGTAACCCcagggggctggagctgcccggggagggggcggctgCCCCTCTTATGGAAAAACTGCTCCTGAAAGAGGATGCTGCCGACTCCCCCGGGAACTTCTCCAGCCGGGAGGAGGGACGGGACAGCGGAGAAGGAAAGCCAAAGCGGTGGGCGCCCCTCACATTTCTTTAGGGAATTTCTCTGTGTGGATTCACCGGGGTTTGGTTAGTCCTGCAGGAGACCTAGCCTGCTTGGCAGCCCCCGGAGAATCCCGGCAGCTCTTGGACAGACCCGGGGTCTCTCCCACTCCTGCCCCTGTCCCAGCGTGAGTGCCCCCCGGCTgagccacagccctgcctgacCCGACTCTCCTGCTGGGGAGGGCTCAGCTCCGCAGGTCCGCCTGTCATCGCGTGTGCCTGGATCAgggtgcatgtgtgtgtgcatgtgtgtgcaaaCAGAAATGCCCATGCACAGCGAGGCGATCCTGGGGGCCACTGAGCATCCCAGGGTAGAGCAGGAGATTTCAGGTCCTCTGTGCGGGGCAGAGGGATGCTCTGTGTCTCACCGAGCATGCGGCTGTAAAACGGGTGCAGAAGTGAGCAGGCATGTGCctgtgttttggtttctgtGCCTTTCTTTGGAGCTGGTGTGTAAATCTGGGGTGTGTGGCCACGTTCCCCTCGGAGCGGCTCGGCGGCGTGGTGGCGAGCTCGGGGTGCCTGTGCCGGATGGCTGGTGTCTGTGCTTCAGCTGGGCGGCTGTGTCCATCCGTAGGCAAGAGCACTTgctccagccccgcagccccgcatCGCCCgggtgcagggcagcctgcGCCTCAACGTGTGCCTGCACGCGCGTGGGCGTGCGAAACGGGGGcgagggaggaaggagaggacaaAGATGGAGAAATCAAGAGGCTGAAACAGAGGAGGACTTTGTGCCAGGCTGAACGCTGTTAATATTCCCCAGCCAAACCGGGGGACCAGGTTGCTGCTACAAAGTGCAGCTCCTTGGAGGCGAGCAGACACCCTGGTCCCAGGACATGCACGTCCATCCCCTTGGCATCGGGGTGGCTGcgaggggctggcggggagcaGTGGGTCGAGGAGCAGGTCCCTGCAGTGGGGACAGTCCCAGCTGGCACTgcgggcagggagctgggcaccTGCTGGGGAGCTGGTGGCAAGATAGGGTTTGGGACCTGCTTTTTCCAGAGGTTTCCTGGCTTCTCTGGGCTCTGAGGCTCTGTGGTGGTGGcagggggtgggcagggggtgGGCAGGAGAGGCAGCGGCTGCTGGGTGCCTGCGGGGAGGCTGCTGAGCCCTGACTGGGCAGACGTGGCTGTGGGGATGTGGAGGGGAGCTTGCAGGCCAGGCACGATGGGGGAGGACCAGGAGGGCTCCCGGAGGCGTCTGGGGTGCGACACTTTGCTAGGTGGGTGCCAACACAGAGGGCTGAGCACCCAGACTAGGGGGCTGCCTGCACTGCCCAGCACCACGGTGTAAAACCACCttgacaaatgcattttaacatGTTCACAAATAAAGGAGCAAAGCTGGTGCAGTGGCTCACCAGCGCCCTGCGAGCATCGCACTCCAGCCCACCCGACCTCCCGGGGTGATGCAGAGGCAGCGTGGCTCGGCCGGCAGCTTGGGGCAGTGTCCCCAGCTTGGAGCATCCCACAGCTTTCCCCTCCACTCCGGGGGGCAGGTACCACCGCAGCACTGAGGCGTGTTCCCGCGTTAGGGGCTTCACCGGGCTGGTCAAGGCACTTTGGAGCCGGTCAGGGATTTTCCAGTGGGATGGTTTCCGGCACATCATGGCACATTCAAAAATCCGCAGTTTCCCATGGGGAAATTTCCGCTTCGTGGGCTTAGAAAGGGAAATCGGGACGAAGCGCCgcacctctgctctgctgcGGCAGCCGCTCATGGTGGGAAGTGGGGTTCCTCCTCCAGCGAGATGCTCCCGGTGCCGGTCAGGGTGGGGGCATCCCGGCAGGGGCGAGGCAGGGTGGGCAGCACAGCTCTCCCCCACCCAGACCCCGAAGGGGAGCAGCATCTGAGCAGGGGCTCGGAGCAGAAAGGCTCCGTCTTGAGTTTGCTGTCCCCAAGGGACTGGGACAGTCTTCTGGGGGGGACACTGGGTGTCCCCAAGCCTggctggcaggagggcaggTGCTGGGTGCCAGGCTGCTGTGCCCACTGTGCTCCTTTGCCATCTCCTCGGCTGTCACCCATCCTGACACCCAGGCAAGCCAGGGGTTTAAGATGCCGCACACCTAATGGTAGCACCACGACAGGGCTTTGTGGGGAGGCGTAGATGGGGAGGGGGGTCTGCAGAGCCTGTCCCGTGGGGCATGAGCCCTTGGCACAGGGAGGACATCTGTCCTGAGCGGGGGACATGGAGCTGGGGAAAACCcgctcctgcagcagccctggcaaAGCCGAGCAAGTGAGGGGCTGCTCCGATCCCCCCCACCGCCCCACGCTTGCAGGAGGTGACCGGGGCGAG
This portion of the Gymnogyps californianus isolate 813 chromosome 14, ASM1813914v2, whole genome shotgun sequence genome encodes:
- the ARSI gene encoding arylsulfatase I, yielding MAVYALTGFSLVSLLSFGYLSWDWMKPSLVADVATDPMEKLLPPAFARPPHIVFILTDDQGYHDVGYHGSDIQTPTLDRLAAEGVKLENYYIQPICTPSRSQLITGRYQIHTGLQHSIIRPRQPNCLPLDQVTLPQKLQEAGYSTHMVGKWHLGFYKKECLPTRRGFDTFLGSLTGNVDYYTYDNCDGPGVCGYDLHEGEDVAWDQSGKYSTFLYAQRVSKILASHSPKEPIFIYVAFQAVHTPLQSPKEYIYRYRSMGNVARRKYAAMVTCMDEAVKNITWALKKYGYYDNSVIVFSTDNGGQTFSGGSNWPLRGRKGTYWEGGVRGIGFVHSPLIKRKRRTSWALVHITDWYPTLVSLARGNLSNVPGLDGYNVWPAISEGKESPRTEILHNIDPLYNHAKYGSLEDGFGIWNTAVQASIRVREWKLLTGDPGYSDWIPPQTLTNFPGSWWNLERLTDGLRKSVWLFNITADPYERYDLSDQRPDVVRTLLMRLVHYNRTAIPVRYPAENPRAHPDFNGGAWGPWASEDDGEEWEGIGEPLKSRNKKKKCKICKLRSFFRKLNTRLMSNRI